The Caulobacter sp. FWC26 genome contains a region encoding:
- a CDS encoding IS1595 family transposase — translation MSILSKPYFHDEQAAFEFVESIIWAAGPVCPHCGGTERITSVKPNPEKRVRFGLKRCGQCKGQFTVRMGTIFEESKLPMTKWLQAIFLMCASKKGVSAHQLHRTLDVTYKTAWFLAHRVREAMKPFAKAMMGSDGGAVEVDETFIGQAPVEKKSRLTLANMNKVMTLVERNTGRAASIVVTDFRLSTIEPILYSHVHPYAHLMTDEAKHYVRPGKAFANHDTVNHARDEYTRNEEGKHLITTNTVEGYYSIFKRGMKGVYQHCQAKHLHRYLAEFDFRYSNRVALGVDDQERAKRALEGVVGRRLTYRNPNVGSAPQA, via the coding sequence ATGTCCATCCTGTCCAAGCCGTATTTCCACGATGAACAAGCTGCTTTCGAGTTCGTCGAAAGCATCATCTGGGCTGCTGGTCCGGTGTGCCCGCACTGTGGCGGAACGGAACGCATCACGTCGGTTAAGCCGAACCCTGAGAAGCGCGTCCGCTTCGGCCTGAAGCGCTGCGGCCAGTGCAAAGGCCAATTCACCGTTCGCATGGGCACGATCTTCGAGGAGTCCAAGCTCCCCATGACGAAGTGGCTTCAAGCCATCTTCCTCATGTGCGCCAGCAAGAAGGGCGTGAGCGCTCACCAGCTCCACCGCACTCTGGACGTGACCTACAAGACGGCTTGGTTTCTGGCGCACCGCGTTCGCGAGGCGATGAAGCCGTTCGCCAAGGCGATGATGGGTTCGGACGGTGGCGCCGTGGAGGTCGATGAGACTTTCATTGGTCAAGCGCCGGTCGAGAAGAAGAGCCGCCTAACCCTGGCGAACATGAACAAGGTCATGACCCTGGTGGAGCGCAACACCGGCCGCGCCGCCTCTATCGTCGTGACCGATTTCCGGCTCTCGACCATTGAGCCGATCCTGTACAGCCACGTTCACCCCTACGCGCACCTCATGACCGACGAGGCCAAGCACTACGTTCGCCCCGGCAAGGCGTTCGCCAACCACGACACGGTGAACCATGCCCGCGACGAGTACACCCGCAACGAAGAGGGCAAGCACCTGATCACCACGAACACGGTGGAAGGCTACTACTCGATCTTCAAGCGCGGCATGAAGGGCGTCTATCAGCACTGCCAGGCCAAGCACCTGCACCGCTATCTCGCTGAATTCGATTTCCGCTACAGCAACCGCGTTGCGCTGGGCGTCGATGATCAGGAGCGCGCCAAGCGGGCGCTTGAGGGTGTCGTTGGACGTCGCCTGACGTACCGAAATCCTAACGTCGGGTCCGCGCCACAAGCCTAA
- a CDS encoding helix-turn-helix transcriptional regulator — protein sequence MKNRLKVLRAERDWSQADLADRLEVSRQTINALETGKYDPSLPLAFKIARLFGQPIESIFQDEA from the coding sequence GTGAAGAACCGCCTCAAGGTGCTGCGCGCCGAGCGCGACTGGAGTCAGGCGGATCTCGCGGACCGGCTGGAGGTCTCTCGCCAGACCATCAACGCCCTGGAGACTGGCAAGTACGATCCCAGCCTGCCGCTCGCCTTCAAGATCGCCCGCCTCTTTGGGCAGCCCATCGAATCCATCTTCCAGGACGAGGCCTGA
- a CDS encoding DUF3800 domain-containing protein has translation MLSFMADFTAFIDESGCDGFSFEAGSSDFLVIAAVLCRTANVEQYNTALADARVACRKPKDWQFKSFKKMGSSPSQQWAITESFAARSCQAVAVAVYKPGLIEDGWRENPGDLYFHASKYLVERISFACRDTHAKLPANDPRVRIVFSERKGLRYDAFQGYLRRLRDEPGHNTNTSWAHIDPDLVEPLAHDDSHAALLAADYLSAGLGLALERKDQGVFDDRFARLWAAKFYHSQGRVVGNGLKIWPDSGLAFLRQEARGDWIKMALGLR, from the coding sequence TTGCTGTCGTTCATGGCGGACTTTACAGCTTTCATTGATGAATCTGGATGTGACGGCTTCTCATTCGAAGCTGGTTCTTCCGACTTTCTTGTCATCGCTGCGGTGCTTTGCCGAACCGCAAACGTCGAGCAATATAACACTGCGCTTGCAGATGCGCGTGTCGCCTGTCGGAAGCCAAAAGATTGGCAGTTTAAATCCTTTAAGAAGATGGGATCTTCCCCGTCTCAGCAGTGGGCAATTACGGAGTCGTTCGCTGCAAGGTCCTGCCAAGCGGTTGCCGTGGCTGTCTATAAGCCGGGGCTTATTGAGGATGGGTGGCGGGAAAATCCAGGCGACCTCTATTTTCACGCCTCTAAGTACCTTGTTGAGCGGATTTCGTTTGCCTGCCGCGATACGCACGCAAAGCTACCAGCAAATGACCCGCGCGTTAGAATAGTATTCTCTGAAAGAAAGGGTCTTCGATATGATGCGTTTCAGGGATACTTGAGGCGACTACGCGATGAGCCGGGACATAATACAAACACCTCCTGGGCTCACATTGACCCAGATTTGGTTGAGCCACTAGCTCACGACGACTCACACGCCGCGCTGCTAGCAGCCGATTACTTGTCTGCTGGCCTTGGACTTGCCTTGGAGCGTAAGGATCAGGGCGTATTCGATGACCGCTTTGCAAGGCTATGGGCAGCAAAGTTTTATCACTCGCAGGGCCGCGTCGTCGGGAATGGCCTGAAAATCTGGCCGGATTCTGGTCTCGCATTCCTGCGGCAAGAGGCCCGAGGAGACTGGATAAAAATGGCGCTTGGTTTGAGATAG
- a CDS encoding 2'-deoxycytidine 5'-triphosphate deaminase, whose product MTDAHAAGILPCQTIEELIAQEAITSATPFDVDQVQPASLDLRLGARAWRIRASFLPGLNRKVPERLRDVAMHELDLTKGAVLEKGCVYIAEIQERLALPMTVSARGNPKSSTGRVDVFVRLLTDHSRAFDDVDAGYTGPLYIEIAPQTFSVLVRAGTRLNQLRLKRGEPAKLATRSVGVDLLSETGVVGFRGRRHAGVVDLDHEDGHDPRDFWEPLEARHGELLLDPGEFYILASKDDIEIPVLEAAEMTPIDPSVGEFRVHYAGFFDPGFGTEEAAAVGSKGVLEVRSHETPFLLEDGQTVARLVYEPLTARPARLYGEGGSHYQRQGLKLSKHFKAWR is encoded by the coding sequence ATGACCGACGCCCACGCCGCAGGGATTCTGCCCTGCCAGACCATCGAAGAGCTGATCGCCCAGGAGGCCATCACCTCCGCCACGCCGTTCGACGTCGATCAGGTGCAGCCCGCCAGTCTCGACTTGCGCCTGGGTGCGAGGGCCTGGCGTATCCGCGCCTCGTTCCTGCCGGGCCTGAACCGCAAGGTGCCCGAGCGCCTGAGGGACGTGGCCATGCACGAGCTGGACCTGACCAAGGGCGCGGTGCTGGAGAAGGGCTGCGTCTACATCGCCGAGATCCAGGAGCGCCTGGCGCTGCCGATGACGGTGTCGGCGCGCGGCAATCCGAAGAGCTCGACGGGGCGGGTGGATGTCTTCGTGCGCCTGCTGACCGACCATAGCCGGGCCTTCGACGACGTGGACGCGGGTTATACGGGGCCGCTCTATATCGAGATCGCGCCGCAGACCTTTTCGGTGCTGGTGCGGGCCGGTACGCGGCTCAACCAGCTGCGCCTGAAGCGCGGCGAGCCGGCTAAGCTGGCGACCCGCAGCGTCGGTGTCGATCTTCTCTCCGAGACCGGTGTGGTCGGCTTCCGAGGTCGTCGGCACGCGGGGGTCGTGGATCTCGACCACGAGGACGGCCACGACCCGCGGGACTTCTGGGAGCCGCTGGAGGCCCGCCACGGCGAGCTGCTGCTGGATCCGGGCGAGTTCTACATCCTGGCCAGCAAGGACGACATCGAGATCCCGGTGCTTGAAGCTGCGGAAATGACGCCGATCGACCCGTCGGTCGGCGAATTCCGGGTCCATTATGCGGGCTTCTTTGATCCCGGCTTCGGCACCGAGGAGGCCGCCGCCGTCGGCTCCAAGGGCGTGCTGGAGGTCCGCAGCCACGAAACGCCGTTCCTGCTGGAGGACGGCCAGACGGTCGCGCGCCTGGTCTATGAACCGCTGACGGCGCGTCCGGCCCGTCTGTACGGCGAAGGTGGGTCGCACTACCAGCGTCAGGGGTTGAAATTGTCCAAGCATTTCAAGGCTTGGCGCTAG